A section of the Enterococcus montenegrensis genome encodes:
- a CDS encoding alpha-mannosidase, protein MMNFTFVEEKLRNRIDSLKELRYQSKVEITNWFIKEDVTKEEKYPPVDFNDWQTFKLGDQWSGRDFYLWIQQVVKIPDGGRLLFLFDFGRTGGGYNSGFESLLFINGKPYQGVDSNHQEVFLDEALYGKEVTVSLRLWSGLEGGGPEKIQRHEFKKAELVVLDEQTDGLYYLSDVVLNTILELSDNDPIRYQLLDVLNRAFTKVDWSYPGSNAFYTSIEQAETYLSEKIDEIEKDDNVEITAIGHTHIDVAWLWRLKHTREKAARSFSTVLRLMEKYPDYIFLQTQPQLYKYMKNDYPEIYQKIKERVAEGRWEVDGAMWLESDCNIPSGESLTRQILHGSKFIKEEFGQEVNYLWLPDVFGYSWALPQILKKSGIDTFMTTKISWNQFNRMPHDTFIWKGMDGSEILTHFITTPEPKPHASWASEWFYTYNGLLEPETVLGAYRGYRDKDINSSLLISYGHGDGGGGVTRDMLEKRRQMDRVAGLPKVKTGRAKEFFEELQKTFSETDHYVHKWDGELYLEYHRGTYTSQGYVKKMNRKTELALRELEILYTFAESKGYDYPKEKLFELWEILLRNQFHDIIPGSSIKEVYQDHKEEFIMVKKKIQNLYQQLNKKTDKLLLVNTAAWLRDTLVCIPLQSADSYQDEQGNIFSTVKTKDKKYIYVPDLPALSDRLLTPIDEVVATEHVTGVVKENYVETPHYVLKWNEDGHFTSLYDKDFEREVLKGKGNQLQIFEDKPKDFDAWDIDIFYQEKMMEIPFTSFELTENNEFFVEITFDAKIGKSELTQKVRLYANSRRIDFITDVDWVERQRLLKVAFEVDVRAVEATYDIQYGNVKRPTHWNTSWDMAKFETVGHQWADLSERNYGVSLMNDCKYGYDIKGNIMRLSLLKGGIYPDPEADQGHHRFTYSIFPHSGDCISGGTVREAWEINNPITVLNQDDHLLPALQLSVEGGVAIDAIKKAENGKGFILRVHDYSGGRSKFEILGMKDVNWNPTNLLELDESDCSKGHVAFEISPYEVKTTRIY, encoded by the coding sequence ATGATGAATTTTACATTTGTAGAAGAAAAGCTGCGTAACCGAATTGATAGTTTAAAAGAGCTCCGCTATCAGAGCAAGGTAGAGATTACGAATTGGTTTATTAAAGAAGATGTCACAAAAGAAGAAAAATATCCACCAGTAGATTTTAATGATTGGCAAACGTTCAAATTAGGAGATCAGTGGAGTGGGCGAGATTTTTATCTATGGATTCAGCAAGTGGTGAAGATTCCTGATGGTGGACGATTACTGTTTCTTTTTGATTTTGGCCGAACAGGCGGTGGGTATAATTCTGGGTTTGAGTCGCTTCTTTTTATCAATGGCAAACCTTACCAAGGTGTAGATAGTAATCATCAAGAGGTTTTTTTAGATGAGGCGTTATACGGAAAAGAAGTCACAGTATCCTTGCGGTTGTGGTCTGGTCTTGAAGGTGGCGGACCAGAAAAAATTCAACGGCATGAATTCAAAAAAGCGGAGTTAGTAGTGTTAGACGAACAAACAGATGGATTATACTATCTGTCAGATGTTGTCTTGAATACTATTTTGGAATTAAGTGATAATGACCCAATCAGATATCAATTATTAGATGTGTTAAATCGAGCATTTACGAAGGTTGATTGGTCTTACCCTGGTAGTAATGCATTTTATACTTCAATTGAACAAGCGGAAACTTATCTATCTGAAAAAATTGATGAAATTGAGAAAGATGATAATGTTGAGATTACGGCGATTGGCCATACTCACATTGATGTAGCCTGGTTGTGGCGGTTAAAGCATACACGAGAAAAAGCAGCTCGAAGCTTTTCTACCGTGTTACGCTTAATGGAGAAATATCCAGACTATATTTTTTTACAAACTCAGCCTCAACTATATAAGTATATGAAAAATGATTATCCTGAGATATATCAGAAAATTAAGGAACGTGTTGCAGAGGGTCGTTGGGAAGTTGACGGAGCGATGTGGTTAGAATCAGATTGTAATATTCCCAGTGGTGAATCATTGACGCGACAAATTTTACACGGTTCAAAATTTATTAAAGAAGAATTTGGTCAAGAAGTGAACTATTTATGGTTGCCAGATGTTTTTGGTTACTCATGGGCGTTGCCACAGATTTTAAAGAAAAGTGGCATTGATACTTTTATGACTACAAAAATTAGCTGGAATCAATTTAATCGGATGCCTCACGATACTTTTATTTGGAAGGGAATGGATGGTAGTGAGATCTTAACGCACTTTATTACAACACCAGAGCCCAAACCGCATGCCAGTTGGGCATCTGAATGGTTTTATACGTATAATGGCCTTCTAGAGCCAGAAACAGTTTTGGGAGCTTACAGAGGATACAGGGATAAAGACATTAATTCTAGTCTTTTGATTTCTTATGGACATGGAGATGGTGGCGGTGGTGTTACGCGAGACATGTTGGAAAAACGTAGACAAATGGATCGAGTGGCAGGCCTGCCAAAAGTTAAAACAGGAAGAGCAAAAGAATTCTTTGAAGAATTACAAAAAACTTTTAGTGAGACAGATCATTATGTTCATAAATGGGATGGAGAACTATATTTAGAATACCATCGCGGAACATATACTTCGCAAGGTTACGTGAAAAAAATGAATCGAAAAACAGAGCTTGCATTACGCGAATTGGAAATTTTGTACACATTCGCAGAGTCTAAAGGCTATGATTATCCTAAAGAAAAACTTTTTGAACTCTGGGAGATTTTATTGCGAAATCAATTTCACGATATCATTCCTGGCTCCTCCATTAAAGAAGTTTACCAAGATCATAAAGAAGAATTTATTATGGTCAAAAAGAAAATTCAGAATTTATATCAGCAATTAAACAAGAAAACAGATAAATTACTGCTCGTTAACACTGCTGCTTGGTTAAGAGATACACTTGTTTGTATTCCATTGCAAAGCGCAGATAGCTACCAAGATGAACAAGGAAATATTTTTTCTACAGTCAAAACAAAGGATAAAAAGTATATTTATGTTCCAGACTTACCAGCGCTTTCTGATAGACTTTTAACACCAATTGATGAGGTAGTCGCAACAGAGCACGTAACTGGAGTCGTGAAAGAAAATTATGTTGAAACTCCCCATTATGTTTTGAAATGGAATGAGGATGGTCACTTTACAAGTCTCTATGATAAAGATTTTGAGCGTGAAGTATTAAAAGGAAAAGGCAATCAGTTGCAAATTTTTGAAGATAAGCCTAAGGACTTTGACGCGTGGGATATTGATATTTTTTATCAAGAAAAGATGATGGAGATACCGTTTACAAGTTTTGAGTTGACTGAAAATAACGAGTTTTTTGTAGAAATTACTTTTGATGCAAAAATTGGTAAATCTGAACTTACTCAAAAAGTACGTCTTTATGCGAATTCAAGACGAATAGATTTTATTACAGATGTGGATTGGGTGGAGCGACAACGGCTATTGAAAGTAGCGTTTGAAGTAGATGTACGTGCTGTAGAAGCAACCTATGATATTCAATATGGAAATGTTAAGCGACCTACCCATTGGAATACCAGTTGGGATATGGCTAAATTTGAAACAGTTGGGCACCAGTGGGCGGATTTATCTGAAAGAAATTATGGTGTCAGCTTAATGAATGATTGTAAATATGGTTATGATATTAAAGGGAATATAATGCGATTATCTCTATTAAAAGGTGGTATATATCCTGATCCAGAAGCTGATCAGGGGCATCATCGTTTCACTTACAGTATTTTTCCTCATAGTGGGGATTGTATTTCAGGAGGAACGGTTAGAGAGGCGTGGGAAATCAACAATCCTATTACCGTCTTAAATCAAGATGATCATTTGCTACCAGCACTACAGTTATCTGTTGAAGGTGGCGTTGCAATTGATGCAATAAAAAAAGCTGAAAATGGAAAAGGCTTTATTTTACGAGTACATGATTATTCTGGCGGTCGTAGTAAATTTGAAATTTTGGGAATGAAGGATGTTAATTGGAATCCGACGAATTTATTAGAACTAGATGAATCTGATTGTAGTAAAGGGCATGTAGCTTTTGAAATATCACCATATGAAGTAAAAACAACTCGAATATACTGA